The following proteins are co-located in the Triticum aestivum cultivar Chinese Spring chromosome 1A, IWGSC CS RefSeq v2.1, whole genome shotgun sequence genome:
- the LOC123067524 gene encoding MACPF domain-containing protein NSL1 — MMMDLGAARATPPSAQEAAEAAVRAVGCGYDLADDLRLFRAKNRLLDLGGGGGERDLCLPGGAVVAGVPPGVVADKGERARFRSDVLSFTQMAEHVNQSLSLTGKIPSGPFNAMFDYRGCWHRDAAATRSLCFDARLVELYAVEAPRGARLALRDHVARDVPTSWDPPALAAFIDTHGTHVVVGVRMGGKDVVCIKQLRGSALEPRDVQARLKKLADATFSQSLDRRQSSAGAKSRGSSSRRPPGPGSAAWRAFRSPVIHNKDDVVGIHVRRGGVDDGQGHDEWLTTVAASPDVISMAFVPITSLLTGVPGRGFLNHAVNLYLRYKPPIEELEQFLEFQVPRQWAPEFGELPLALGPQRKKKKDSLPSLQFTLMGPKLRVNTAKVDSGGRPVTGIRLFLEGKKNSRLGVHLQHLSATPRAVPIVVGEAVTTAVGDAVNERAYFEPVRSSLLTHACTAPVQHNGARIDDCAAVVTAAWFEVREACLTKVLFLRLGFSGVARTKIRRSEWDGPLATTRKSGSLSAMLSAALSGTAAVPPQGEPMEGKVEVNSAVFPKGPPVPLPVQKMAKYIDTTEVTRGPDDLPGYWVVTGAKLCVEGGKVALKAKYSLLISAPEDDEV; from the exons ATGATGATGGACCTGGGCGCCGCGCGCGCGACGCCGCCGTCGGCGCAGGAGGCGGCCGAGGCCGCCGTGCGCGCGGTCGGCTGCGGCTACGACCTCGCCGACGACCTCCGCCTCTTCCGCGCCAAGAACCGCCTgctcgacctcggcggcggcggcggcgagcgggaccTGTGCCTGCCGGGCGGGGCCGTGGTGGCCGGCGTGCCACCGGGGGTCGTCGCCGACAAGGGCGAGCGCGCGCGGTTCCGCTCCGACGTGCTCTCCTTCACGCAGATGGCGGAGCACGTCAACCAGTCGCTGTCGCTCACGGGCAAGATCCCCTCGGGCCCCTTCAACGCCATGTTCGACTACCGCGGCTGCTGGCACCGGGACGCCGCCGCCACGCGCAGCCTCTGCTTCGACGCCCGCCTCGTCGAGCTCTACGCCGTCGAGGCCCCCCGCGGCGCGCGCCTCGCCCTCCGCGACCACGTCGCCCGCGACGTCCCGACCTCCTGGGACCCCCCGGCGCTCGCCGCCTTCATCGACACGCACGGCACCCACGTCGTCGTCGGCGTCAGGATGGGGGGCAAGGACGTCGTCTGCATCAAGCAGCTCAGGGGCTCCGCCCTCGAGCCGCGGGACGTGCAGGCCCGCCTCAAGAAGCTCGCCGACGCCACCTTCTCCCAGTCCCTGGACCGACGGCAGAGCTCCGCCGGCGCCAAGAGCCGTGGGTCGTCGTCGCGGAGACCTCCCGGCCCCGGCTCCGCTGCCTGGCGCGCCTTCAGGTCGCCGGTCATCCACAACAAGGACGACGTCGTCGGCATCCATGTCAGGCGAGGGGGCGTCGACGACGGGCAGGGCCACGACGAGTGGCTCAccaccgtcgccgcctcgccggacgTCATATCCATGGCCTTCGTGCCCATCACCTCCCTGCTCACCGGCGTCCCCGGCCGCGGCTTCCTCAACCACGCCGTCAATCTCTACCTCAGAT ACAAGCCGCCGATAGAGGAGCTGGAGCAGTTCCTGGAGTTCCAGGTGCCGCGGCAGTGGGCGCCGGAGTTCGGCGAGCTCCCGCTGGCCCTCGGcccgcagaggaagaagaagaaggacagcCTGCCGTCGCTCCAGTTCACGCTCATGGGGCCCAAGCTCCGGGTCAACACGGCCAAGGTGGACTCCGGGGGGCGGCCGGTGACGGGCATCCGGCTGTTCCTGGAGGGCAAGAAGAACAGCCGGCTGGGCGTGCACCTGCAGCACCTGTCGGCGACGCCGCGCGCGGTCCCCATCGTCGTCGGCGAGGCGGTCACCACCGCCGTCGGGGACGCCGTGAACGAGCGCGCCTACTTCGAGCCCGTGAGGTCGTCGCTGCTGACGCACGCGTGCACGGCGCCGGTGCAGCACAACGGCGCGCGCATCGACGACTGCGCGGCCGTGGTGACCGCGGCCTGGTTCGAGGTGCGCGAGGCATGCCTGACGAAGGTGCTCTTCCTACGTCTCGGCTTCTCCGGCGTGGCGCGGACCAAGATACGGCGGTCGGAGTGGGACGGCCCGCTCGCCACGACCCGCAAGTCGGGCTCGCTGTCGGCGATGCTCAGCGCGGCGCTGTCCGGCACCGCCGCCGTGCCGCCGCAGGGGGAGCCGATGGAGGGGAAGGTGGAGGTGAACTCGGCCGTGTTCCCCAAGGGCCCGCCGGTGCCGCTGCCCGTGCAGAAGATGGCAAAGTACATCGACACGACGGAGGTGACGAGGGGCCCCGACGACCTGCCGGGGTACTGGGTGGTCACCGGCGCCAAGCTCTGCGTGGAAGGCGGCAAGGTGGCGCTCAAGGCCAAGTACTCGCTGCTCATCTCGGCGCCAGAGGACGACGAGGTTTGA
- the LOC123067536 gene encoding uncharacterized protein — translation MDPPAEMDTGELDALLRAAADFASYPGTHGEDTVRQFLEQFPLPKLLGVLQSQADVPETVETVAACLDKVFSSRYGASLLPSYGEFIQAGLLTNSNSIRQLACKAVVHLLDKAGDIAVAVDTFVQHNLYPLLINCLIEGDEEISAIVLDAIKRLAEIPTGTDIIFPPDGQGLQLNKVAAQSSSMARIRILSLIAKLFGASSCTATAIRDSNLLSLFEDEIKDRKDMLKTLSALEVLYELAEHPHSNMFLLKTSLLQHITDVINDPSADSIVRSRASLISGRLLSSADAFMTIEKSCVTNLLLAIDKILRTEESQNTDEIESALETLGLIGTTTQGACLLLSDPPKIARHVVEMSFDRQGRGKQLAALHAFGSICGVDRQEDQMKLDDHQAEECLKRLVYSAASNSPKLTPSALLSILQQDPDVRIAGYRVLSGLVVREWCLREVCSKPEIIGIVTDPKMETTKLGMEARYACCVAINKALSSSHLLHEPSLSELIGKLNEAVRRGPYLSEKRQRVEAQPVVGTMERF, via the exons ATGGATCCCCCGGCGGAGATGGATACCGGCGAGCTGGACGCGCTGCTCCGTGCGGCGGCCGACTTCGCCTCCTACCCAG GGACGCATGGTGAGGACACAGTGAGGCAGTTCCTGGAACAATTCCCTCTGCCTAAGCTGCTAGG TGTATTGCAGAGCCAGGCAGACGTACCTGAGACGGTTGAAACTGTTGCAGCGTGCTTggacaaagtattttcatccagaTATGGAGCATCGCTTCTGCCAAGCTATGGT GAATTTATTCAAGCTGGGTTGCTCACAAACTCAAATAGTATCAGACAATTGGCCTGCAAAGCA GTGGTTCATCTTCTTGACAAGGCTGGAGATATTGCTGTTGCCGTGGACACATTTGTACAGCACAATCTGTACCCTCTTCTGATCAACTGCTTGATTGAGGG AGACGAAGAGATCTCAGCAATTGTTTTGGATGCCATAAAGCGTCTAGCAGAAATTCCTACAGGGACC GATATCATATTTCCACCAGATGGTCAAGGATTGCAACTCAACAAAGTGGCAGCCCAGTCATCCTCAATG GCACGGATTCGCATTCTATCTTTGATAGCTAAGCTCTTTGGTGCATCAAGTTGTACTGCTACTGCAATTCGTGACTCAAACCTTCTCAGCTTATTTGAGGACGAGATAAAAGATAGAAAAGATATGCTTAAAACCCTGAGTGCATTAGAGGTCCTCTATGAG CTTGCGGAGCACCCTCACAGCAATATGTTCTTGTTAAAGACCAGTTTGCTTCAACACATAACTGATGTGATCAA CGATCCCTCAGCTGATTCTATTGTACGGTCAAGGGCATCATTGATCAGTGGGAGGCTTCTTTCTTCAGCTGATGCTTTTATGACTATAGAAAAATCTT GTGTTACGAATCTGCTCTTGGCCATAGACAAAATATTGAGGACGGAGGAAAGTCAAAATACTGATGAAATTGAGAGCGCGTTGGAGACCTTAGGACTAATTGGTACAA CAACTCAAGGAGCATGCTTGTTGCTCTCTGATCCACCAAAAATTGCTAGACATGTGGTAGAAATGTCCTTTGATAGGCAGGGCAGAGGTAAACAGCTG GCCGCTTTACATGCCTTTGGAAGCATATGTGGTGTTGATCGACAAGAGGACCAGATGAAACTGGATGATCATCAAGCAGAAGAGTGCCTGAAGCGCTTAGTCTACAGTGCCGCATCAAACAGTCCAAAATTAACTCCTTCA GCTCTTCTATCAATTCTACAACAAGATCCAGACGTTCGGATTGCT GGTTATAGAGTACTGTCAGGACTGGTTGTCCGAGAATGGTGCCTAAGGGAAGTTTGCTCAAAGCCAGAGATAATCGGAATTGTTACAGATCCAAAAATGGAGACAACAAAACTTG GCATGGAGGCACGGTACGCTTGCTGCGTGGCAATCAACAAGGCCTTGTCATCGTCGCACCTTCTTCATGAACCGAGCCTTTCTGAACTCATTGGAAAG CTGAATGAGGCGGTCAGAAGGGGTCCCTATCTTTCCGAGAAGAGGCAGCGTGTGGAGGCACAGCCGGTGGTCGGTACCATGGAGAGGTTTTAA